From Alteromonas australica, one genomic window encodes:
- the gcvP gene encoding aminomethyl-transferring glycine dehydrogenase: protein MSNTSPTLAQLEQKDTFIRRHIGPGKGEIEEMLSAIGASSLDDLIEQTVPAGIALPEPLKCGEGATEVEALNELKAVAQKNKINRSFIGMGYYDTHVPNVILRNVLENPGWYTAYTPYQPEIAQGRLEAILNFQQVTIDLTGLELASASLLDEGTAAAEAMGLAKRVSKNKKANAFFIANDVHPQTVDVVETRAEMFGFEIIKGEAEEAAEHDIFGALLQYPTSTGEVKDISDIIAAVQAKKGIVAVAADLMSLVMLKSPGELGADVALGSAQRFGVPMGYGGPHAAFFATRDSYKRSLPGRIIGVSKDTRGRPALRMALQTREQHIRREKANSNICTAQVLLANMASFYAVYHGPQGLKTIAERIHRFADILATGLTQKGLALKHSTYFDTLTIMVDNKEAVLNKAYEQGLNLRADLEGAVGVSLDETTTREDIIALFDVLLGEEHGLTVEDLDASVTTQGVKSIPDTLVRTSDILTHEVFNKYHSETEMLRYIKSLENKDLALNHSMISLGSCTMKLNATAEMIPVTWAEFGQLHPFAPLNQAEGYQKMIAELAEWLINVTGYDNLSMQPNSGAQGEYAGLLAIQRYHESRGEGHRNVCLIPSSAHGTNPASAQMVSLKVVVVACDANGNVDLDDLRKKAEEVGDNLSCAMITYPSTHGVYEETVREMCDIVHQYGGQVYMDGANMNAQVGITSPGFIGSDVSHLNLHKTFCIPHGGGGPGMGPIGVKSHLAPFLPNHTVVNIETAGKNCGAVSAAPWGSASILPISYMYIKMMGSAGLRKATEVAILNANYVAKQLEGHFPVLYKGNNGRVAHECIIDLRPLKEASGVTELDIAKRLNDYGFHAPTMSFPVAGTLMIEPTESEAKYELDRFINAMVSIRQEIAKVESGEWDATDNPLHNAPHTLADICDSDWNRSYDRMLAAYPAPEVHRNKFWPTVNRIDDVYGDRNLICSCPSIESYVEE from the coding sequence CTACCAGAGCCATTAAAATGTGGTGAAGGGGCGACAGAAGTTGAAGCATTAAATGAACTTAAAGCTGTTGCACAAAAGAACAAAATCAACCGTTCTTTCATTGGTATGGGTTACTACGATACCCACGTACCCAACGTTATTCTTCGCAACGTGCTAGAAAACCCAGGTTGGTATACCGCGTACACGCCCTATCAGCCAGAAATTGCCCAAGGTCGTTTGGAAGCTATCCTTAACTTCCAACAGGTAACTATCGACTTAACTGGCCTAGAGCTAGCATCAGCATCGTTGCTTGATGAAGGTACTGCGGCCGCAGAAGCTATGGGCCTTGCTAAGCGTGTATCTAAGAACAAAAAAGCGAATGCGTTCTTTATTGCCAATGATGTTCACCCACAAACCGTAGACGTGGTAGAAACCCGCGCTGAAATGTTCGGTTTTGAAATCATTAAAGGTGAAGCAGAAGAAGCAGCTGAGCACGATATTTTTGGTGCGCTACTTCAATACCCAACTTCTACAGGCGAAGTAAAGGACATCAGCGACATCATTGCTGCGGTACAAGCGAAAAAAGGGATTGTGGCAGTAGCCGCTGACCTTATGAGCTTGGTAATGCTTAAGTCGCCAGGCGAGCTAGGTGCAGACGTTGCACTTGGTAGTGCACAGCGCTTTGGTGTACCTATGGGCTACGGTGGCCCGCACGCCGCATTCTTTGCTACACGCGACAGCTACAAGCGCTCACTACCAGGGCGTATTATTGGGGTAAGTAAAGACACCCGCGGACGCCCAGCACTTCGCATGGCGCTACAAACCCGTGAACAACACATTCGCCGTGAAAAAGCCAACTCGAACATTTGTACCGCGCAGGTATTACTTGCCAACATGGCAAGCTTCTATGCCGTTTACCACGGCCCACAAGGCTTAAAAACAATCGCCGAGCGTATTCACCGCTTTGCCGACATTTTGGCGACAGGATTAACCCAAAAAGGGCTAGCACTTAAACATAGCACCTACTTCGACACCTTAACCATTATGGTTGACAATAAAGAAGCGGTACTAAACAAGGCTTACGAACAGGGCTTAAATTTACGTGCCGACCTTGAAGGCGCGGTAGGTGTGTCGTTAGATGAAACCACCACCCGTGAAGACATTATTGCACTATTCGATGTGCTTCTAGGTGAAGAGCACGGCCTAACGGTTGAAGACTTAGACGCTAGCGTAACCACACAAGGCGTTAAGTCTATTCCTGACACGCTAGTTCGTACCAGCGACATTTTAACCCATGAAGTGTTTAACAAGTATCACTCTGAAACAGAGATGCTTCGTTACATCAAAAGCCTTGAAAACAAAGACTTGGCACTAAACCACTCAATGATTTCATTGGGTTCGTGCACCATGAAGCTAAACGCAACGGCTGAGATGATCCCAGTAACTTGGGCTGAATTCGGCCAGCTTCACCCGTTTGCACCACTAAACCAAGCCGAAGGCTATCAAAAAATGATTGCCGAGTTGGCTGAGTGGCTCATTAACGTAACAGGCTACGACAACCTTTCAATGCAGCCTAACTCAGGTGCACAAGGTGAATACGCAGGCCTATTGGCTATTCAGCGTTACCATGAAAGCCGCGGCGAAGGGCACAGAAACGTGTGCCTAATTCCAAGCTCAGCCCACGGTACCAACCCTGCGTCTGCACAAATGGTTAGCCTAAAAGTGGTAGTAGTGGCTTGTGATGCTAACGGTAACGTAGACCTTGACGACCTTCGCAAAAAAGCAGAAGAAGTGGGCGACAACCTATCGTGCGCCATGATCACATACCCGTCTACCCACGGCGTGTACGAAGAAACCGTACGTGAAATGTGTGACATTGTTCACCAATACGGCGGCCAGGTGTACATGGACGGTGCGAACATGAACGCGCAGGTGGGCATTACATCACCGGGCTTCATTGGTTCGGATGTATCGCACCTTAACTTACACAAAACCTTCTGTATTCCACACGGTGGTGGTGGCCCAGGTATGGGGCCCATTGGTGTTAAATCGCACCTAGCACCGTTCCTACCAAACCATACTGTGGTGAATATTGAAACCGCTGGCAAAAACTGCGGCGCCGTTTCAGCCGCGCCATGGGGCAGTGCGTCTATTCTGCCTATTAGCTACATGTACATTAAAATGATGGGCAGCGCTGGTTTACGCAAAGCCACTGAAGTAGCAATTCTAAATGCCAACTATGTAGCTAAGCAGCTAGAAGGGCACTTCCCCGTGCTTTATAAAGGTAACAATGGCCGCGTAGCACACGAATGTATTATTGATCTTCGCCCGCTTAAAGAAGCAAGCGGCGTTACCGAGCTAGATATTGCAAAACGCCTTAACGACTACGGCTTCCACGCCCCAACCATGAGCTTCCCAGTAGCGGGTACGCTTATGATTGAGCCTACAGAGTCGGAAGCGAAGTACGAACTAGACCGTTTCATTAACGCCATGGTTAGCATTCGCCAAGAAATTGCGAAAGTAGAAAGCGGCGAGTGGGATGCCACAGACAACCCGCTACACAACGCACCACACACGCTAGCTGACATCTGTGACAGCGACTGGAACCGTAGCTACGACCGCATGTTAGCGGCGTACCCAGCACCAGAAGTACACAGAAATAAATTCTGGCCAACGGTTAACCGCATTGATGATGTTTATGGTGACCGTAACCTGATCTGTTCTTGCCCTAGCATTGAGAGTTATGTTGAGGAATAG